One Danio aesculapii chromosome 22, fDanAes4.1, whole genome shotgun sequence genomic window carries:
- the LOC130216660 gene encoding ribonuclease inhibitor-like produces MTEEVGVTELQEAFSLSDCSISEEGYKALASALRSNPSHLIELDLRGNDPGQSGVKELTDLLQDPHCTLKTLRFLSPAAEEVFQFVTGIVGKNPLLLKELNLSNHELGDTQVNQLSVLLKDKHCTINTLQLFNSKITAEGCASLTSAFNSNPSHLIELNLSENKLEDSGVVKICPLLKNTQCRLEKLSLSDCSICEEGYKALASALRSNPSHLIELDLRGNDPGQSGVKELTDLPQDPHCTLKTLRFLSPDDDKVCQFVTGIVGENPLLLKELNLSNRELGDTQVNQLSTLLQDKHCRVNTFMLNNNRITAEGCTVLTSAFNLNPSHLIELNLSGNNLGDSGVEKICPLLKNTQCRLEKLSLSDCRITEEGYKALASALRSNPSHLIELDLRGNDPGQSGVKELTELLKSRSCKFR; encoded by the exons ATGACAGAAGAAGTAGGCGTCACTGAGTTGCAGGAAGCTTTCAG tCTTTCAGACTGCAGTATCAGTGAAGAAGGTTATAAagctctggcttcagctctgagatcaaacccttCACACCTGATAGAGCTGGATCTCAGAGGAAATGATCCTGGACAATCAGGAGTGAAGGAGCTCACTGATTTACTACAGGATCCACACTGTACACTGAAGACACTGAG GTTTTTGAGTCCTGCAGCAGAAGAAGTCTTTCAGTTTGTGACTGGAATTGTGGGTAAAAACCCGTTACTCCTGAAAGAACTGAATCTGAGTAATCATGAATTAGGAGACACACAAGTGAATCAACTCTCGGTTCTGCTGAAAGATAAACACTGTACAATCAACACACTTCA GCTGTTTAATAGCAAGATTACAGCAGAAGGTTGTGCTTCTTTGACTTCAGCATTTAATTCAAATCCTTCACACCTGATAGAGCTCAATCTGAGTGAAAATAAACTAGAAGACTCTGGAGTAGTGAAAATCTGCCCTCTGCTGAAAAATACACAGTGCAGACTGGAGAAACTGAG TCTTTCAGACTGCAGTATCTGTGAAGAAGGTTATAAagctctggcttcagctctgagatcaaacccttCACACCTGATAGAGCTGGATCTAAGAGGAAATGATCCTGGACAATCAGGAGTGAAGGAGCTCACTGATTTACCACAGGATCCACACTGTACACTGAAGACACTGAG GTTTTTGAGTCCTGATGATGATAAAGTCTGTCAATTTGTGACAGGAATTGTGGGTGAAAACCCGTTACTCCTGAAAGAACTGAATCTGAGTAATCGTGAACTAGGAGACACACAAGTGAATCAACTCTCTACTCTACTGCAGGATAAACATTGTAGAGTCAACACATTCAT GCTGAATAATAACAGGATTACAGCTGAAGGTTGTACTGTCTTGACTTCAGCATTTAATTTAAACCCTTCACACCTGATAGAGCTCAATCTGAGTGGAAATAATCTAGGAGACTCAGGAGTAGAGAAGATCTGTCCTCTGCTGAAAAATACACAATGCCGATTAGAGAAACTGag TCTTTCAGACTGCAGAATCACTGAAGAAGGTTATAAagctctggcttcagctctgagatcaaacccttCACACCTGATAGAGCTGGATCTCAGAGGAAATGATCCTGGACAATCAGGAGTGAAGGAGCTCACTGAGTTACTGAAGAGTAGAAGCTGTAAATTCAGGTAA